The DNA sequence AAGATACTTGTGGAGAGCGTCCATGCCGAAATCTTTACCAAAACCACTCATTTTGTATCCACCGAAGGGGCAATCATTATCGATTGCGAGGTAGCAATTGATCCATACTGACCCGGCTCTCACTGATCTTGAAACCGTATTCGCCACATTTAAGTTATTTGTCACAACCACTGCGGCTAGTCCATACCTTGTCTTGTTAGCTCTCTCTATTGCCTCCTCAACAGtcctatatatatagattaatttattatatttggaattatacaaataatataacaCCTCTTATGGTGGTTTAGAGTAGGTAATATTCcttagtattttttataaatatatataaaatttatgctTACTTGAACTTCATGAGCGCCAAGACAGGACCGAATATTTCGTCCTTTACAATTTGCATGTCCtcctaatataatattaaagcaaacaaacaatattaattttatatcttCAAACGTATATCATGTAAAGAAAGTTTAAAcacttttattattgttattaatatTTTCGTAAAGTCATTTCATTAGTATTTTCCCTCCCTATATTAGGACATCTTTTCTGTGCGTGTGTATAATTTCACTTCAGCAGTTCAATTTTTTATATCCCATTATTATAGATTAAAAAACATTCCATATTAAATTGATAATTGAACAAAAACTGATCcaacttattaattaattaccttAGTATCGGCAAATATGGTTGGCTGAATGTAATATCCAGTGTCTCCTACACGGTTACCACCAGTTAACAAAGTTGCTCCTTCTTTCTTTCCCTGCTCAATGTAGCTTAGAATTTTTTCAAACTGTCTTTTGTCAACCTGCCATTGTATATATGAGTAGAGTAATATCATTAATTTTCAGATGGATttctgttttttcttttttgaaaaaatagatagatattattatattataatcacCTGGGGTCCTTGACGAACTTCAGGATTAAAAGGGTCTCCAACAGCCCAAGCTTTTGCCTTCTCAACCAACTTCTTTACAAGCTCATCGTATATTCCTTCTTGAACGTACAAACGAGATGTTGCTACGCAAACTTCTCCCTAgaaaacataaaagatagaatAAAAATGTTTTAGTAATGTTATATATACCAAAGTAATAATTATTAGAAGGATGGAATGtagaatattataaatatagtatAACACACACCTTGTTAAATAAGATTCCCATAAGAGCAAGTTCAGAAGCCATTTCTATATCAGCATCATCAAAAATGATGATAGGTGACTTGCCTCCTAATTCTAGTGATACTTGTTTCAAATTGCTAGCTGCTGCTGCTTTCATTATTTCACGTCCTACCTCTCCTGACCCAGTAAAACTTACCTGAACACATGaataattaatgaaaatatGTAACTCATGAAAACCATAATTATTCGAAAAActacatatgattataatgttACGTACGTACCTTGTCAATGTCCATATGAGAGCTAATGGCAGCACCAGCAGTTGGTCCAAACCCAGTTACCACATTCAGCACTCCGTCAGGTATACCAGCCTAATTaccattaattattttattaataccaTAATAATACATATACAAATTTATGTGTGCTTCTCAAACTATTTTAATGATCATAGTAATTTTAGAAACATTATTATCAAGTATACTATTAGAATTATATTGTGAAAGTGtgttttagaaattaattagtAAAGTGACATCAAGCTTACATTGAAAGATATTAGATtttatatcaaaattaattggtgATAATTAAAGTAGCACTTAGTATTATCATCACAAATTATTAGAGActgtaataataatataataaaatatactaaaaagCATTTAAGCTGCGAAATATTATAAAAGGTTGCTTACATTATTATCAATCAGTGTATTTTAACa is a window from the Cannabis sativa cultivar Pink pepper isolate KNU-18-1 chromosome 1, ASM2916894v1, whole genome shotgun sequence genome containing:
- the LOC115707294 gene encoding aldehyde dehydrogenase family 2 member C4, which produces MGDIGGTNESLVNMPTIKFTKLFINGQFVDSISGKTLETIDPRNGEVIARVAEGDKEDIDLAVKAARAAFDHGPWPRMSGTERGKIMMKFADLISQNVEELATLDSLDAGKLFSVGKSIDIPGAAATVRYYAGAADKVHGEVLKMSRPLHGYTLLEPIGVVGHIIPWNFPSTMFSLKVSPCLAAGCTMIVKPAEQTPLSALYYAHLAKLAGIPDGVLNVVTGFGPTAGAAISSHMDIDKVSFTGSGEVGREIMKAAAASNLKQVSLELGGKSPIIIFDDADIEMASELALMGILFNKGEVCVATSRLYVQEGIYDELVKKLVEKAKAWAVGDPFNPEVRQGPQVDKRQFEKILSYIEQGKKEGATLLTGGNRVGDTGYYIQPTIFADTKEDMQIVKDEIFGPVLALMKFKTVEEAIERANKTRYGLAAVVVTNNLNVANTVSRSVRAGSVWINCYLAIDNDCPFGGYKMSGFGKDFGMDALHKYLQVKAVVTPLYNSPWL